In Desulfovibrio sp. 86, the following proteins share a genomic window:
- the plsY gene encoding glycerol-3-phosphate 1-O-acyltransferase PlsY, giving the protein MLEVLWIALAYVLGSVPWGLVVARTFCGLDPRESGSRNTGATNVARLCGFKWGVVTLLCDVLKGAAPVWLAFRINASPVFVSVVALACVLGHVFSCFMKFRGGKAVATSIGVFLPLAFWQLLAASVLCLLVIWRSGFVSLGSLTLVTALPVALSVSGQWTWLPLALGVWAVVVWKHRENIARLRAGTEKSWQKSKSQCEASCAPQGGGQDEK; this is encoded by the coding sequence ATGCTGGAAGTTTTATGGATTGCCCTGGCCTATGTACTCGGCTCCGTGCCGTGGGGACTGGTCGTTGCCAGAACATTTTGCGGCCTTGATCCCAGAGAGAGCGGCAGCCGCAATACCGGGGCCACCAATGTGGCGCGCCTGTGCGGCTTCAAGTGGGGCGTGGTCACGCTGTTGTGCGACGTGCTCAAGGGCGCTGCGCCCGTGTGGCTGGCCTTCAGAATCAACGCCTCCCCGGTTTTTGTCAGCGTGGTGGCCCTGGCCTGCGTGCTGGGCCATGTTTTTTCCTGCTTTATGAAGTTCAGGGGCGGCAAGGCGGTGGCCACAAGCATCGGCGTGTTTCTGCCCCTGGCCTTCTGGCAGCTGCTTGCTGCTTCGGTGTTGTGCCTGCTGGTGATCTGGCGCAGCGGCTTTGTGTCCCTGGGGTCGCTGACCCTGGTCACGGCCCTGCCTGTGGCGCTGTCCGTCAGCGGACAGTGGACATGGCTGCCGCTGGCCCTTGGCGTCTGGGCTGTGGTGGTCTGGAAGCACAGGGAAAATATCGCCCGCCTGCGCGCCGGAACCGAAAAAAGCTGGCAGAAAAGCAAGAGCCAGTGTGAAGCTTCCTGCGCTCCGCAAGGCGGAGGCCAGGACGAAAAATAG
- the thrC gene encoding threonine synthase: protein MSHADFPAYRGRMEYVCLDCGARYPGDDLLYTCPQCGGVFLLENLDFGKLKERSGQEWRQVFDDRSATRVTALKGIFRYYELLAPLLDEDDIVYLGEGITPIVEAAPALRDQVGVSFAYKNDGQNPSASFKDRGMACAFSYLKWLCRRNKWDEVLTVCASTGDTSAAAALYASYVGAPLKSVVLLPHGKVTPQQLAQPLGSGATVLELPGVFDDCMKVVELLAENYRVALLNSKNSWRILGQESYAYEVAQWYGWDMTDQCLFVPIGNAGNVTAIMCGLLKMLDLGIITSLPRIFGVQSEHADPVWRYYDAPKSSRHWQPVTVQPSVAQAAMIGNPVSFPRVRMLAERFIEAGGERAFQVVRVTEQQIMDAMIVGNRHGHIACTQGGECLAGLRNARVLGLVGDHEHAVLDATAHALKFAGFQDMYFNDAFPPEYGVTPDKSLANMPELLLPQSARVGREVAEFASMGADAVVRRLNLQKK, encoded by the coding sequence ATGTCCCACGCGGATTTTCCGGCCTATCGCGGCCGCATGGAGTATGTCTGCCTTGACTGCGGCGCGCGCTACCCCGGCGACGACCTGCTGTACACCTGCCCCCAGTGCGGCGGCGTGTTTCTGCTGGAAAACCTCGATTTCGGTAAGCTCAAGGAGCGCAGCGGCCAGGAGTGGCGGCAGGTTTTTGATGACCGCAGCGCCACCCGCGTGACGGCCCTCAAGGGCATTTTTCGCTATTACGAACTGCTGGCCCCGTTGCTGGACGAGGACGACATCGTCTATCTCGGCGAAGGCATCACGCCCATTGTGGAGGCTGCCCCGGCCCTTCGGGATCAGGTTGGCGTGTCCTTTGCCTACAAGAATGACGGGCAGAACCCCAGCGCGTCCTTCAAGGACAGGGGCATGGCCTGCGCCTTCAGTTATCTGAAGTGGCTCTGCCGCCGCAACAAGTGGGACGAAGTTCTTACGGTCTGCGCCTCCACGGGCGACACGTCGGCGGCCGCCGCCCTGTATGCCTCCTATGTGGGCGCTCCCTTGAAGTCCGTTGTGCTGCTGCCCCACGGCAAGGTGACGCCGCAACAGCTTGCCCAGCCCCTGGGCAGCGGCGCTACGGTGCTGGAACTGCCGGGCGTGTTTGACGACTGCATGAAGGTGGTGGAACTGCTGGCCGAGAACTACCGCGTGGCCCTGCTCAACTCCAAAAACAGCTGGCGCATTCTGGGGCAGGAATCCTATGCCTACGAAGTGGCCCAGTGGTACGGCTGGGACATGACGGACCAGTGCCTCTTCGTGCCCATCGGCAACGCGGGCAACGTCACGGCCATCATGTGCGGGCTGCTCAAGATGCTGGATCTTGGCATCATCACCAGCCTGCCGCGTATTTTCGGCGTGCAGTCCGAGCATGCGGACCCCGTGTGGCGCTACTATGACGCCCCCAAGAGTTCGCGCCACTGGCAGCCTGTGACCGTGCAGCCCAGCGTGGCCCAGGCGGCCATGATCGGCAATCCCGTGTCCTTCCCCCGTGTGCGCATGCTGGCCGAGCGCTTTATTGAAGCTGGCGGCGAGCGCGCCTTCCAGGTGGTGCGCGTGACCGAGCAGCAGATCATGGACGCTATGATCGTTGGCAACCGGCACGGCCATATCGCCTGCACCCAGGGCGGCGAATGCCTGGCCGGCCTGCGCAACGCCCGCGTCCTCGGCCTTGTGGGCGACCACGAACACGCCGTGCTGGACGCCACGGCCCACGCGCTCAAGTTCGCCGGTTTTCAGGATATGTACTTCAATGACGCCTTCCCGCCGGAATACGGCGTCACGCCTGACAAGAGCCTTGCCAACATGCCGGAACTCCTGTTGCCCCAGAGCGCCAGGGTTGGCCGTGAAGTGGCGGAATTTGCCAGCATGGGCGCGGATGCCGTGGTTCGCAGGCTTAATCTGCAAAAAAAATAG
- a CDS encoding methyl-accepting chemotaxis protein, with translation MFSSIRTAMLLLVGGVVIVIQSLLIGIVVKLSYDSNLEVRTHEMHLMSQTISKSLSDFGQQQAMLVRGVAKAPRVKDFLLTGEGIEGAATFISVMSQASSDVNTLYLFDLKGEQLITRMQGKEVKRSNLAERAYVQAALAGKDGFSSSATMSYATGKLIVSVTAPVRDDSGRVIGGVGMSYGIEGLMKNYIQSIKLGKTGYPFIISPEGVVIGHPDSEFVLKNFAAEPGIADMLKSPSGRGLAYKNPNGQARILAWDRVPNWNWIVGVSMTAAEIEAPSLEQRNIMLLIGGIAVAALIIITLIALDRIAVRPLRQLQGYAAEVAEGRLDNTLLLRSRNEIGRLAENLRTMVASLKDMIARADEKTSMAKLESDRAAQATAEAQEARAEAEKAKVEGMLHAASRLEGVVKAITDASGALSTQVDLSSKGAEQQSARASETATAMEEMNSTVTEVARNAAEAATSADHARLRATDGADVVSQVVSGIGHAQEQATELKEDMNALGKQAESTGQILGVISDIADQTNLLALNAAIEAARAGEAGRGFAVVADEVRKLAEKTMSATREVGQAITEIQNGTRKNVGHVEQVVNRIDEATALAGASGEALQEIVSLVETTSNQVRSIATAAEQQSATSEEINRSVEEVNRISAATSEAMRLSASSVAELTGQAQVLRELIESMKNEGRE, from the coding sequence ATGTTTTCCAGTATCAGAACAGCAATGCTGCTGCTTGTGGGAGGGGTTGTCATTGTAATCCAGTCCCTGCTTATCGGAATCGTGGTCAAGCTCAGCTACGATTCAAACCTGGAGGTGCGCACACACGAAATGCACCTTATGTCCCAGACCATTTCAAAGTCTTTGTCCGACTTCGGCCAGCAGCAGGCAATGCTGGTGCGCGGCGTGGCAAAGGCGCCGAGAGTGAAGGATTTTCTGCTTACGGGCGAGGGGATAGAGGGCGCAGCCACTTTTATTTCCGTCATGTCGCAGGCCTCATCAGACGTGAACACGCTGTACCTTTTTGACCTCAAGGGCGAACAGCTTATCACGCGCATGCAGGGCAAGGAAGTCAAGCGCAGCAACCTTGCCGAACGCGCGTACGTTCAGGCGGCCCTGGCCGGAAAGGACGGCTTCAGTTCATCCGCCACCATGAGCTATGCCACGGGCAAGCTCATTGTCAGCGTGACCGCGCCGGTGCGCGACGACAGCGGCAGGGTCATCGGCGGCGTGGGCATGTCCTACGGCATTGAGGGCCTCATGAAGAACTACATCCAGAGCATCAAGCTGGGCAAAACGGGATATCCTTTCATTATCTCGCCCGAAGGCGTCGTGATAGGGCATCCCGACAGCGAGTTTGTTCTCAAAAACTTCGCTGCCGAGCCCGGCATCGCCGACATGCTCAAAAGCCCCTCTGGCCGGGGTCTTGCCTACAAGAATCCCAACGGCCAGGCACGTATCCTGGCCTGGGACCGCGTGCCCAACTGGAACTGGATTGTGGGCGTGAGCATGACTGCGGCGGAGATTGAAGCTCCCTCTCTTGAACAGCGCAACATCATGCTGCTCATCGGCGGCATCGCCGTGGCGGCGCTGATCATCATTACCCTCATTGCCCTGGACAGGATTGCGGTGCGCCCCTTGCGCCAGTTGCAAGGTTATGCGGCCGAGGTGGCCGAGGGCAGGCTGGACAATACGCTGCTGCTCAGGTCGCGCAACGAGATCGGCAGACTGGCGGAAAACCTGCGCACCATGGTGGCAAGCCTCAAGGACATGATAGCCCGGGCCGATGAAAAAACCAGCATGGCCAAGCTTGAGTCCGACCGCGCGGCCCAGGCCACGGCAGAGGCGCAGGAGGCCCGCGCCGAAGCTGAAAAGGCCAAGGTCGAAGGCATGCTGCACGCGGCCTCACGTCTTGAGGGGGTTGTGAAAGCCATTACCGACGCTTCCGGGGCGCTTTCCACCCAGGTTGACCTGTCCAGCAAGGGGGCCGAGCAGCAGAGCGCCCGCGCCAGTGAAACGGCCACCGCCATGGAGGAGATGAATTCCACCGTCACCGAGGTGGCCCGCAATGCCGCCGAAGCCGCAACCTCGGCGGACCATGCCAGATTACGGGCCACGGATGGCGCCGACGTGGTTTCACAGGTCGTCAGCGGCATCGGACATGCCCAGGAACAGGCCACGGAACTCAAGGAAGACATGAACGCCCTGGGCAAACAGGCCGAAAGCACGGGTCAGATACTGGGCGTTATTTCCGACATTGCGGATCAGACCAACCTGCTGGCCCTCAACGCCGCCATTGAGGCCGCCCGCGCTGGCGAAGCCGGGCGCGGTTTTGCCGTGGTGGCGGACGAGGTGCGCAAGCTGGCCGAAAAAACCATGAGCGCCACCCGCGAAGTGGGACAGGCCATTACTGAAATACAGAACGGAACCCGCAAGAACGTGGGCCACGTTGAGCAGGTGGTGAACAGGATAGACGAGGCCACGGCCCTGGCCGGAGCCTCTGGCGAGGCCTTGCAGGAAATAGTGTCCCTGGTGGAAACGACGTCCAATCAGGTGCGGTCCATCGCCACGGCGGCGGAACAGCAGTCCGCCACCAGCGAGGAGATCAACCGTTCGGTGGAAGAAGTGAACCGCATCTCCGCTGCAACCTCCGAAGCCATGCGCTTGTCGGCGTCGTCCGTGGCCGAGCTCACAGGGCAGGCGCAGGTGCTGCGCGAACTTATCGAAAGCATGAAGAACGAAGGCAGGGAATAG
- a CDS encoding GGDEF domain-containing protein — protein sequence MAPDEKKDACIGINAFLSSGIVVLGLIFSASFFYYMNMARDISVASTRIYGAYLPLTEALDQVDRQKQDLWRLLGEVALAESGAQSRQDVQAAIAQLRKAPPPGAIVQRQHWEGALSALERLAFLHAQAHDLEAALHSPPVAQNAGLRHDGDHDDQDATGNAASYAAGRLVAVRLAMDAALTDFTSALSNIEARNPLADEMHGQLRRTAALAHDFENRLLLGFLFLGAGMTSLYAILRLQLARPLRGIMAYLDQLGTGVKKLFLPRSRIVEIRNIASALDNLSTYLSKATIQSNKLVSEHDRFQKMSLVDGLTGVRNRRSFDDSLRALWRFAQERQQPLALIMLDVDKFKIYNDNYGHQAGDECLKRVAAAMTRAARSTDVCARYGGEEFALLLPGADTHTARAVALRIHNEIEREQLPHPASPVNGFVTVSLGVASLVPGKDAASDGKLLVRNADAALYDAKSAGRNRTHTYGEEMACTPTAQPA from the coding sequence ATGGCTCCCGACGAAAAAAAGGACGCCTGCATAGGCATCAACGCTTTTCTCAGCAGCGGCATCGTTGTGCTGGGCCTCATATTTTCGGCCAGTTTTTTCTATTACATGAACATGGCGCGCGACATCAGCGTGGCCAGCACCAGAATTTACGGCGCGTACCTGCCCCTTACCGAAGCTCTTGATCAGGTGGACAGACAGAAGCAAGACCTGTGGCGCCTCCTGGGCGAAGTGGCGCTCGCAGAGTCCGGCGCGCAGAGCCGCCAGGACGTGCAGGCGGCCATAGCGCAGTTGCGCAAAGCGCCGCCGCCGGGAGCCATTGTACAGCGCCAGCACTGGGAGGGAGCCTTGAGCGCGCTTGAACGGCTGGCCTTCCTGCACGCCCAGGCGCACGATCTGGAAGCCGCGCTTCACAGCCCGCCTGTGGCGCAGAACGCCGGATTGCGGCACGACGGCGACCACGACGATCAGGACGCCACCGGCAACGCCGCGTCATATGCCGCAGGACGTCTTGTTGCTGTGCGTCTGGCCATGGACGCGGCCCTGACCGACTTTACCTCGGCCCTGTCCAATATTGAGGCGCGCAACCCTCTTGCTGACGAAATGCACGGGCAGTTGCGGCGTACCGCCGCCCTGGCGCACGATTTTGAAAACAGACTGCTGCTGGGCTTTCTTTTTCTCGGCGCGGGCATGACCTCGCTCTACGCCATCCTGCGTCTGCAACTGGCGCGCCCTCTGCGCGGCATCATGGCCTATCTCGACCAGTTGGGCACAGGCGTCAAAAAGCTGTTTCTGCCACGCAGCCGCATTGTAGAGATACGCAACATCGCCTCCGCTCTGGACAATCTGAGCACCTATCTGAGCAAGGCCACCATACAGTCCAACAAGCTGGTTTCCGAGCATGACCGCTTTCAGAAGATGTCACTTGTGGACGGCCTCACCGGCGTGCGCAACCGCCGCTCCTTTGACGACAGCCTGCGCGCCCTCTGGCGTTTTGCGCAGGAACGGCAGCAGCCCCTGGCGCTCATCATGCTGGATGTGGACAAGTTCAAGATATATAATGACAATTACGGCCATCAGGCTGGCGACGAATGCCTCAAGCGCGTGGCCGCCGCCATGACGAGGGCCGCCCGCTCCACAGACGTGTGCGCCCGCTACGGCGGCGAGGAGTTTGCGCTGCTTCTGCCGGGGGCAGACACGCACACGGCCCGCGCCGTGGCCCTGCGCATACACAATGAAATAGAACGCGAGCAGTTGCCCCACCCCGCTTCCCCGGTAAACGGCTTTGTGACCGTGAGTCTGGGCGTGGCCAGCCTTGTGCCCGGCAAGGACGCGGCCAGTGACGGCAAGCTGCTGGTGCGCAACGCCGATGCGGCCCTGTACGACGCCAAGTCCGCCGGGCGCAACCGCACCCACACCTATGGCGAGGAGATGGCCTGCACCCCGACGGCGCAACCGGCCTGA
- the feoB gene encoding ferrous iron transport protein B, whose product MSDPYTADAALPSAASARANIGGLTYALRFAIAGNPNCGKTTVFNALTGARQHVGNYSGVTVEKKEGIIRHQGQKLVLVDLPGTYSLSAYSQEEVVARNVLLSGTVQAVINVVDAGILERGLLLTAQLREMGLPVVLACNMMDEARAAGIEIDFIRLSGMMGASALPTVGTSGKGLHEALDAARGCALADVEPDPESAPYPGPAPYPEPALAGAQDALCPRLKTQALHVSYGPLLDPVLAQMEELIAGSSRMAASPYAHCAPRWLALNLAQSDPEALRAVRAADPTLADWLETLCRDLHQTLRAQDMDVEGLVADGHSAFVRTVATACISKTGNRQRLGMSDRLDKVLAHALWGALVMLGVLYAMFQITIVLGSYPQAWLESGFSLLSEMVGSALPEGLLSSLIIDGLIAGVGGVLSFVPLVLIMFALIAIVEDSGYMARMAYIADRVFQMFGLHGASVMPYIISGGIAGGCAIPGVMATRTMRSPKEKLATMLTLPYMACGAKLPVYLLLVGTFFPENAANMMFMIILLSWAFAFFVALFLRKTVLRGEATPLVMEMPPYRLPTVRGICIHCWERTWMYLKKAGTVLVPLAMLIWAGMTFPALDPQLALPFENDMARLSAALENPELAKDARADLEDRLGNAEKALNAERLRHSLAGQLGTWLEDVTRHAGFSWRTDVALIGGIAAKEAIISTLGTAYALGKQDPDDDVSLAELLRKDPSWNQGSALALLVFVMLYAPCFVTLVVIRQESGSWKWVFFSIIFNTLLAFAMAVGIYQTYCAWMGN is encoded by the coding sequence ATGTCGGACCCCTACACCGCTGATGCCGCGTTGCCTTCAGCAGCCAGCGCACGCGCCAATATTGGCGGCCTTACCTATGCTTTGCGGTTCGCCATTGCGGGCAACCCCAACTGCGGCAAGACCACGGTTTTCAATGCTCTCACCGGCGCGCGCCAGCATGTGGGCAACTACAGCGGCGTCACCGTCGAAAAAAAAGAGGGCATCATCCGCCATCAGGGGCAAAAGCTGGTGCTTGTGGACCTGCCGGGCACCTATTCGCTCTCCGCCTACTCGCAGGAAGAGGTGGTAGCCCGCAACGTGCTGCTCAGCGGAACGGTGCAGGCCGTCATAAATGTGGTGGATGCGGGCATTCTGGAGCGCGGCCTGCTGCTCACGGCCCAGTTGCGCGAAATGGGCCTGCCCGTGGTGCTGGCCTGCAATATGATGGACGAGGCCAGAGCCGCGGGCATTGAAATAGATTTTATCAGGCTCTCCGGCATGATGGGCGCAAGCGCCTTGCCCACGGTGGGCACCAGCGGCAAGGGGCTGCACGAGGCTCTTGACGCGGCGCGCGGATGCGCCCTGGCCGATGTCGAGCCTGACCCCGAATCCGCTCCCTACCCTGGCCCCGCTCCTTACCCCGAACCCGCCCTGGCCGGAGCGCAGGACGCGCTTTGCCCCCGCCTGAAAACACAAGCACTGCATGTCAGTTACGGACCCTTGCTGGACCCGGTACTGGCCCAGATGGAAGAACTTATCGCGGGCAGCAGCCGCATGGCCGCATCGCCCTATGCCCACTGCGCGCCGCGCTGGCTGGCCCTGAACCTTGCCCAGAGCGACCCGGAGGCTCTCCGGGCCGTGCGCGCCGCAGACCCCACCCTGGCTGACTGGCTTGAAACCCTGTGCCGCGACCTGCACCAGACCCTGCGCGCGCAGGATATGGACGTTGAGGGCCTTGTGGCTGACGGGCACAGCGCCTTTGTGCGCACGGTGGCCACCGCCTGCATCAGCAAAACCGGCAACCGCCAGCGCCTGGGCATGAGCGACCGGCTGGACAAGGTGCTGGCGCACGCCCTCTGGGGCGCGCTGGTCATGCTGGGCGTGCTTTACGCCATGTTTCAGATAACCATTGTGCTCGGTTCCTACCCGCAGGCATGGCTGGAATCCGGCTTTTCCCTCCTGAGCGAAATGGTCGGTTCGGCCCTGCCCGAAGGTCTGCTGTCGTCCCTCATCATTGACGGTCTTATCGCCGGCGTGGGCGGCGTTCTCAGTTTTGTGCCCCTGGTGCTCATCATGTTCGCCCTTATCGCCATTGTGGAAGACAGCGGCTACATGGCCCGCATGGCCTATATCGCGGACAGGGTCTTTCAGATGTTCGGTCTGCACGGCGCGTCGGTGATGCCCTACATCATTTCCGGCGGCATTGCCGGGGGCTGCGCCATCCCCGGCGTCATGGCCACGCGCACCATGCGCAGCCCCAAGGAAAAACTGGCCACCATGCTCACCCTTCCCTACATGGCCTGCGGGGCCAAGCTGCCCGTGTACCTGCTGCTGGTGGGCACGTTTTTTCCCGAGAACGCGGCCAACATGATGTTCATGATCATCCTTCTTTCGTGGGCCTTCGCCTTTTTTGTGGCGCTGTTTCTGCGCAAGACCGTGCTGCGGGGAGAGGCTACCCCCCTTGTGATGGAAATGCCCCCCTACCGCCTGCCCACAGTGCGCGGCATCTGCATCCACTGCTGGGAGCGCACCTGGATGTACCTGAAAAAGGCCGGGACCGTGCTTGTGCCCCTGGCCATGCTCATCTGGGCGGGCATGACCTTTCCCGCTCTTGATCCGCAACTGGCCCTGCCCTTTGAAAACGATATGGCACGGCTGTCAGCGGCCCTGGAAAACCCGGAGCTTGCCAAAGACGCGCGCGCCGACCTTGAAGACAGGCTTGGCAATGCCGAGAAAGCCCTTAACGCCGAAAGGCTCCGGCATTCCCTTGCCGGTCAGTTGGGCACATGGCTTGAGGACGTGACGCGGCACGCGGGCTTCAGCTGGCGCACGGACGTGGCGCTCATCGGCGGCATTGCCGCCAAGGAGGCCATCATTTCCACCCTGGGCACGGCGTACGCCCTTGGCAAGCAGGACCCTGACGACGACGTTTCGCTGGCGGAGCTTCTGCGCAAGGACCCAAGCTGGAACCAGGGTTCGGCACTGGCCCTGCTGGTTTTCGTCATGCTGTACGCGCCCTGCTTTGTGACCCTTGTGGTCATACGACAGGAATCCGGCAGCTGGAAATGGGTTTTCTTCAGCATCATTTTCAATACCCTGCTGGCCTTCGCTATGGCCGTGGGCATTTACCAGACCTATTGCGCCTGGATGGGAAACTGA
- the fabF gene encoding beta-ketoacyl-ACP synthase II encodes MRKVVVTGYGIISPSGNDAETLWKNISTGTSGIKKIDDPAFEESASRVGGVIGDFPAEAYLEAKEAKKYDRYIQYAYAAAKQALDMANPGDDWDAERAGVYVGSGVGGIETIMRNHEAFLAKGARRVSPFLVPMMISNMASGVIAIKTGFKGANYAPVSACATANTAIGEAFLSIRHGYADMMLAGGADAGIHPFLFAGFSSMKALTTNNDHPTQASRPFDRDRDGFVMSEGAAVLLLEDLEHATRRGAIILGEVAGYGATCDAGHITSPDFHGAARSMKIAIKQAGVTPGDIGYINAHATGTREGDKSEAKAIGDVFQQCLDSARVSATKSMTGHLFGAAGGIEAIITLQALRHGLLPPTINLDNPDDECGLNHIRNVAVKADITYALSNAFGFGGHNASVVFKKYEG; translated from the coding sequence ATGCGTAAGGTGGTTGTAACTGGATACGGCATCATTTCACCTTCGGGAAATGACGCCGAAACGCTCTGGAAGAACATCTCGACCGGCACGTCCGGCATAAAAAAAATTGACGACCCCGCCTTTGAGGAAAGTGCGTCGCGGGTTGGCGGCGTCATCGGGGACTTTCCCGCCGAAGCCTATCTGGAGGCCAAGGAGGCGAAGAAGTACGACCGCTACATCCAGTATGCCTATGCGGCGGCCAAGCAGGCTCTTGATATGGCCAATCCCGGCGACGACTGGGACGCCGAGCGGGCTGGCGTGTATGTGGGGTCGGGCGTTGGCGGCATAGAGACCATCATGCGCAACCATGAGGCCTTTCTTGCCAAGGGCGCGCGCCGCGTGTCGCCCTTCTTGGTTCCGATGATGATCAGCAATATGGCTTCGGGCGTCATTGCCATCAAAACGGGCTTCAAGGGGGCGAACTACGCGCCGGTTTCGGCCTGCGCCACTGCGAATACCGCCATTGGCGAGGCATTTTTGAGCATCAGGCACGGCTATGCCGACATGATGCTGGCCGGTGGGGCCGATGCGGGCATCCATCCCTTTCTGTTCGCCGGGTTCTCAAGCATGAAGGCCCTGACCACCAATAACGACCATCCGACGCAGGCCAGCCGCCCCTTTGACCGCGACCGTGACGGGTTTGTCATGTCCGAAGGGGCCGCCGTGCTCCTGCTTGAAGACCTTGAGCACGCCACACGGCGCGGGGCTATCATTCTGGGCGAAGTGGCGGGCTACGGCGCGACCTGCGACGCGGGCCACATCACCTCGCCGGACTTTCACGGCGCGGCCCGGTCAATGAAGATCGCCATCAAACAGGCCGGGGTGACTCCTGGCGACATTGGCTACATCAACGCCCACGCCACCGGCACGCGGGAGGGCGACAAGTCTGAAGCCAAGGCCATTGGGGATGTTTTTCAGCAGTGCCTGGACAGCGCCCGCGTGAGCGCCACCAAGTCCATGACGGGCCATCTTTTTGGCGCGGCGGGCGGCATTGAGGCGATCATTACCTTACAGGCCCTGCGGCACGGGCTGCTGCCGCCCACCATCAACCTGGACAATCCCGATGACGAGTGCGGCCTGAACCACATCCGCAATGTGGCCGTGAAGGCCGACATTACCTACGCGCTTTCCAACGCCTTTGGCTTTGGCGGGCACAATGCCTCGGTGGTTTTCAAAAAGTACGAGGGATAA
- a CDS encoding ATP-binding protein, with protein MKCKICKAEAVVALRSHNAAFCPDCYKTFFSRQVARGIEGQNLFTRDERVLVALSGGKDSLALMLELSLQGYNVTGLHIDLGIPVSSAAARGVVERFCAKHGLNLMVKEMVAEGLPIPAVKERLNRPICSACGKIKRHFFNKVALDEGFDALATGHNLDDEVARLFSNTLRWDTAYLSDQGPLLDSEHGFSRKVKPLWRLSEFETANYAFLMGIENHYAPCPYSPGASFTTLKGLMQNLEAAMPGRKLDFYQGFLARGRPVFARREAEEGLELAPCTLCGYPTSSGETCGVCRIRAALQGEG; from the coding sequence ATGAAGTGCAAGATATGCAAAGCCGAGGCCGTGGTTGCCCTGCGCAGCCACAATGCCGCCTTTTGTCCCGACTGCTACAAAACGTTTTTTTCCCGCCAGGTTGCCAGGGGCATTGAAGGCCAAAACCTTTTCACCCGCGACGAGCGCGTGCTGGTGGCGCTTTCAGGCGGCAAGGATTCGCTGGCCCTCATGCTTGAGCTGTCGCTGCAGGGCTACAATGTCACGGGCCTGCACATCGACCTTGGCATTCCCGTTTCCTCCGCTGCCGCGCGCGGCGTGGTGGAGCGCTTCTGCGCCAAGCACGGCCTCAATCTGATGGTCAAGGAAATGGTCGCCGAGGGCCTGCCCATTCCGGCTGTCAAAGAACGTCTGAACCGCCCCATCTGCTCCGCCTGCGGCAAGATCAAGCGCCATTTTTTCAACAAGGTCGCCCTGGATGAAGGCTTTGACGCCCTGGCCACAGGCCATAACCTCGATGACGAGGTGGCCCGCCTGTTCAGCAATACCCTGCGCTGGGACACAGCCTACCTTTCCGACCAGGGGCCGCTGCTGGACAGCGAGCACGGCTTTTCACGCAAGGTCAAACCCCTCTGGCGGCTCTCGGAATTTGAAACCGCCAACTACGCCTTCTTGATGGGCATCGAAAACCACTATGCGCCCTGCCCCTACAGCCCCGGAGCAAGCTTCACCACCCTCAAGGGCCTGATGCAGAACCTCGAGGCCGCCATGCCCGGCCGCAAGCTCGATTTCTATCAGGGCTTTCTCGCACGCGGACGGCCCGTCTTCGCCCGGCGCGAGGCCGAAGAAGGCCTGGAACTGGCGCCCTGCACCCTCTGCGGCTACCCCACGTCCTCGGGCGAAACCTGCGGCGTCTGCCGCATCCGCGCCGCGTTACAAGGCGAAGGCTAG